One Desulfallas thermosapovorans DSM 6562 DNA segment encodes these proteins:
- the ytxC gene encoding putative sporulation protein YtxC: MMSQCLSIGTAFHKDLLKDTLGQELKALKNKGLDVRMEETPVGGLTFLACCISGGEQVEPVFKHQIAGVITDLIVSKWQDKLLQDIIRNNYYYFDDEEKSTIYDYARKKLNHNAKKQEKNRLWILRRLTEYLSFNSDLVIDGFVRFRLKEYVNDLYDVADQAVDDFLSEREYNEFIQLLRYFVEIQEPRADLVNVVLRPDGVFQLYDEKGGLINSDYLKDFMVDLAESEINYEDLLISALITISPKKITVHQGNGGFPAGTLETICKVFSGRVDRCPGCTLCRRQ, from the coding sequence ATGATGTCACAGTGCCTTTCCATAGGTACCGCATTCCATAAGGATTTGCTTAAAGACACTCTGGGCCAGGAACTAAAGGCGCTTAAAAATAAAGGTTTGGATGTCCGCATGGAGGAAACCCCGGTTGGTGGCCTTACCTTTTTAGCTTGCTGCATTTCCGGCGGTGAACAGGTGGAACCGGTTTTCAAACATCAAATAGCGGGTGTGATTACCGATTTAATTGTTAGTAAGTGGCAGGATAAGCTGCTTCAAGATATAATAAGAAATAACTATTATTATTTCGACGATGAAGAGAAGAGCACTATTTATGATTATGCCCGCAAGAAATTAAACCATAATGCAAAAAAACAGGAAAAGAACAGGCTGTGGATATTGCGCCGGTTGACCGAATACTTGAGTTTTAACAGCGATCTGGTTATTGACGGGTTTGTTCGTTTTCGGCTCAAGGAGTACGTCAACGATTTGTATGACGTGGCGGATCAAGCGGTGGATGATTTTTTAAGCGAGCGGGAATACAATGAATTTATACAGTTATTGCGATATTTTGTGGAAATTCAGGAACCCCGGGCGGATCTGGTTAATGTGGTGCTGCGTCCCGACGGTGTTTTTCAATTGTACGACGAGAAGGGCGGGCTTATAAATAGTGATTACTTAAAAGATTTTATGGTGGACCTGGCTGAAAGTGAAATCAACTATGAAGATTTGCTGATCAGTGCGCTGATTACCATCTCCCCCAAAAAAATTACTGTTCATCAAGGTAACGGTGGTTTTCCCGCAGGTACGCTGGAAACGATCTGCAAAGTTTTTTCAGGACGGGTTGACCGGTGTCCGGGTTGTACGCTGTGCCGGCGGCAATAA
- a CDS encoding FAD-dependent oxidoreductase: protein MEDKGCKVKKTKRHVMIFLTGGKYCSVCRRSFNEICDLLDLISEGKAYPGTLEAIREQAGRVLNMCQCGAGKEVAAKVIDYLTQYKKDFQVHIDNHVCADAECAKLVQAPCQAACPAGISIPNYIALVGMGRYTEALELIREDVPLPGSLGRICEHPCEKACRRAAVDKAISICALKRLAYDKCFANPAVPAASAKKLYSEKIAVVGGGPAGLAAAYFMARRGYEVTIFEAMPEPGGMLAYGIPSYRLPRKVLRDEIDRIRAMGVEIKVNTPINGENGIRELRQQGYASIFLGPGAWKGAIPLENPQGLKGVMDGITFLSTVNLKLNGIDNRVNATDQRDCDLPEVADLTGKKVIVVGGGNVAIDAVRVALRLGAREARIVYRRTREEMPALKEEIEDAEKEQVIFDFLTSPVKVWGENGRVTHLECLRNELSEPDSSGRRKPVPVENSNYKIDADLIVFATGQQPDLSFLAGTEQVQTDRNRIVVNPETMETTMPGVFAGGDAVTGPASAIKAMAAGKKAAAAMHAYLRGQEPSAGINYPVKRESIPPVHISAAQRSNTSQIDLHHLYQIEKKDTFEEIMLAVSEEAAQNEANRCLRCDLCIACGQCVDVCREQIGANALELGYVGNRDTGTNPQTDFHRPDDKCIGCGTCSVNCPTGAITLEDTGGYREMRMCGALMSRLPMVTCKNCGKPYATAKHIDFINEQTSVQEICPECARYAWSQNVFGQRIL, encoded by the coding sequence ATGGAAGATAAGGGATGCAAGGTTAAAAAAACAAAACGCCATGTGATGATTTTTTTAACCGGAGGAAAATACTGCAGTGTATGCCGGCGTAGCTTTAATGAAATATGCGACCTGCTTGATCTAATTAGCGAAGGGAAAGCCTACCCGGGCACGCTGGAAGCTATCCGTGAACAGGCCGGCAGGGTCTTGAATATGTGCCAGTGCGGTGCCGGTAAAGAGGTGGCCGCAAAGGTAATTGATTACTTAACACAATATAAAAAAGATTTTCAAGTACACATTGATAATCATGTATGCGCCGATGCCGAATGTGCAAAACTTGTGCAGGCTCCCTGCCAGGCGGCCTGCCCGGCGGGTATCTCCATCCCCAATTATATTGCCCTGGTGGGCATGGGCAGATATACCGAGGCATTGGAGCTTATCCGGGAAGATGTACCTTTACCCGGCAGCCTGGGCCGAATTTGCGAACATCCTTGTGAAAAGGCCTGTCGCAGGGCTGCGGTGGATAAGGCCATTTCCATATGTGCCCTTAAACGCTTGGCCTATGATAAGTGTTTCGCTAACCCGGCAGTGCCCGCCGCCTCGGCAAAAAAGTTATACAGCGAAAAAATTGCCGTGGTCGGGGGCGGCCCGGCCGGGCTTGCGGCTGCTTATTTTATGGCCCGCCGGGGTTATGAGGTTACCATATTTGAAGCCATGCCCGAGCCCGGGGGCATGCTGGCTTACGGTATTCCCTCCTACCGCTTGCCCAGAAAGGTGCTCAGGGATGAAATCGACCGCATTCGGGCCATGGGTGTGGAAATCAAGGTCAACACCCCCATTAACGGGGAAAACGGCATCCGTGAACTGCGGCAGCAGGGCTACGCCTCTATATTTTTGGGGCCGGGCGCCTGGAAAGGTGCCATCCCCCTGGAAAACCCCCAGGGCTTAAAGGGTGTTATGGACGGTATCACCTTTTTAAGTACGGTGAACCTGAAACTAAACGGCATAGACAACCGGGTGAATGCAACCGATCAAAGGGATTGCGACCTGCCCGAAGTGGCGGACTTGACCGGCAAAAAAGTTATTGTCGTCGGCGGAGGCAACGTTGCCATAGATGCCGTGCGGGTGGCTTTACGCCTGGGGGCCCGGGAAGCAAGAATTGTTTACCGGCGTACCAGGGAAGAAATGCCGGCGTTAAAGGAAGAAATTGAAGATGCTGAAAAAGAGCAGGTTATTTTTGATTTCCTAACTTCACCGGTTAAAGTATGGGGCGAAAATGGCCGGGTCACCCACCTGGAATGCTTGCGCAACGAGCTCAGCGAGCCCGATTCAAGTGGCCGGCGCAAGCCGGTACCGGTGGAGAATTCAAACTATAAAATTGATGCGGATTTAATTGTTTTTGCCACGGGCCAGCAACCGGACCTGTCATTTTTAGCCGGTACAGAGCAGGTACAAACAGACCGCAACCGCATTGTGGTTAATCCGGAGACCATGGAAACTACCATGCCGGGTGTTTTTGCCGGTGGTGATGCAGTTACAGGACCGGCTTCGGCCATTAAAGCCATGGCCGCAGGTAAAAAGGCCGCAGCTGCCATGCACGCCTATTTGCGAGGGCAGGAGCCCTCAGCAGGTATCAACTATCCCGTTAAAAGGGAAAGCATACCGCCTGTGCATATCAGCGCCGCACAAAGATCAAACACCAGCCAAATTGATCTTCATCATTTATATCAGATTGAGAAAAAAGATACCTTCGAAGAAATTATGCTGGCGGTCAGCGAAGAGGCGGCCCAAAATGAGGCCAACCGCTGCCTGCGCTGTGACCTGTGTATAGCCTGCGGTCAATGCGTTGATGTTTGCCGGGAGCAAATTGGGGCCAACGCTTTGGAACTGGGTTATGTTGGCAACCGGGACACCGGTACAAATCCCCAAACCGACTTCCACAGGCCGGATGACAAATGTATCGGCTGCGGCACTTGTTCCGTAAACTGTCCCACCGGTGCCATTACCCTGGAAGATACCGGAGGATACAGGGAGATGCGCATGTGTGGCGCTCTGATGAGCCGCTTACCCATGGTTACGTGTAAGAACTGCGGAAAGCCCTATGCCACCGCCAAGCACATTGATTTTATCAATGAACAAACCAGTGTCCAGGAAATATGTCCTGAGTGTGCCCGATATGCATGGTCCCAAAATGTATTCGGCCAGAGAATACTTTAG
- a CDS encoding molybdopterin-dependent oxidoreductase: MQSVHSICLMCSVRCPIQVMVDNDNVKLIEGNPHDPGIKGSICPKGAAGVCLLNDQERLKKPLIRTGPRGSGQWREATWDEALDYVATKLKEIKEKYGAHSIAYTERSQLNSHISKTFMRALGSPNYFSHDSCCKGSLNTAFRSLTGYTDSSVSVDLAKAKHIILFGRNYFESIELKMVKQLTSALENGTKLTYIDPRVTVTATKADKFLMIRPGTDLALSYALMHVIINEELYDKDYVKRWVLGFEELKQFVGKYTPQWAEEQTGIPAKEIISLARQASAAKPAVIFHYGYRSAHYTNEVYVRRALIMLNALMGSIEAPGGIFFKKNAKDFGKKPLNKLTDQQLPDIKVPRCDGAGTAKLPTPDPAHGVVQMLPQVILSEDPYPVKGLIVWRHDPMLSIPDYENNKRAFEKLDLLVTIDIQFSETAWYSDVVLPESIYLERGDSIQENSGLKPSLYIRKPAVTPRYDTKPGWEIIKKLADRLDIGHYFPYQTLEDLWNYQLQGTGLTLDDFAGKGFVTLADEPLYWNREDGIQFKTPSGKIEFVSSLLEENGYPSFPEYETVQPPAEGHFRLLIGRSIAHTHVSTQNNPLLNELMPENLLWINTKKAEKLGIKNGQTVQISSSRGRDTIKAHVTDLIHPEAVFMVHGFGRRVKALTRCYNKGASDTLLQENISDMIGGSPALQHVHVKVQAI; the protein is encoded by the coding sequence ATGCAGAGTGTTCACAGCATTTGTTTGATGTGTTCCGTTAGATGCCCTATTCAAGTTATGGTTGATAACGATAACGTTAAATTAATCGAAGGTAATCCGCATGACCCGGGTATAAAGGGCAGTATATGTCCCAAGGGCGCAGCCGGGGTATGCCTGTTAAATGACCAGGAAAGGCTAAAAAAGCCGCTTATTAGAACAGGTCCCCGCGGGTCGGGACAATGGCGTGAGGCCACCTGGGATGAAGCACTGGATTACGTAGCCACAAAGCTCAAAGAGATTAAGGAAAAATACGGTGCCCACAGCATCGCCTATACAGAAAGAAGCCAGCTCAACTCCCACATCAGTAAAACATTTATGCGGGCACTGGGTTCCCCCAATTACTTTAGCCATGACAGCTGCTGCAAAGGTTCTTTAAATACTGCCTTCAGATCTTTAACAGGTTACACCGATAGCAGCGTTAGCGTGGATTTAGCTAAAGCAAAACATATTATTCTATTTGGCCGCAATTATTTCGAGTCAATCGAACTTAAAATGGTCAAACAATTAACCAGCGCACTGGAAAACGGCACCAAACTCACCTATATCGACCCCCGGGTCACAGTTACCGCCACCAAAGCGGACAAATTTTTAATGATTAGACCGGGTACCGACCTGGCCCTCAGCTATGCGCTGATGCATGTAATAATTAATGAAGAACTGTACGACAAGGATTATGTCAAACGCTGGGTGCTCGGCTTTGAAGAACTAAAACAGTTTGTAGGAAAATACACGCCCCAGTGGGCCGAGGAGCAAACCGGGATACCCGCTAAGGAAATCATCTCCCTGGCCCGGCAGGCCAGCGCAGCCAAACCGGCGGTGATATTCCATTACGGTTACCGTTCTGCTCACTATACAAACGAAGTGTATGTACGCCGGGCACTGATTATGTTAAATGCATTGATGGGCAGCATTGAAGCACCCGGAGGTATTTTTTTCAAGAAGAACGCCAAGGATTTCGGTAAAAAACCCCTGAATAAATTGACCGACCAACAGCTACCCGATATTAAAGTGCCCAGGTGTGACGGAGCGGGCACAGCCAAACTGCCTACTCCCGACCCGGCCCACGGGGTGGTGCAAATGCTGCCCCAGGTGATACTTAGCGAGGATCCCTACCCGGTGAAAGGTTTGATTGTGTGGCGTCACGATCCCATGCTTTCCATACCCGATTACGAAAACAATAAACGGGCCTTTGAGAAGCTGGATTTACTGGTTACCATTGATATTCAATTTAGCGAAACGGCCTGGTATTCCGATGTTGTATTGCCCGAATCCATTTATCTGGAAAGAGGGGATTCCATCCAGGAAAACTCCGGTTTAAAGCCATCTTTATATATACGCAAACCAGCGGTAACACCAAGGTACGATACTAAACCGGGCTGGGAAATTATTAAAAAACTGGCTGACCGGTTGGACATCGGCCATTACTTCCCTTACCAAACCCTGGAGGACCTGTGGAACTACCAGCTGCAGGGAACCGGTTTAACACTGGATGATTTTGCCGGGAAGGGTTTTGTAACCCTGGCCGATGAGCCATTATACTGGAACCGTGAGGATGGCATTCAATTCAAAACACCGTCGGGCAAGATAGAATTTGTGTCCAGTTTGCTGGAGGAAAACGGGTACCCGTCTTTCCCTGAATATGAAACGGTACAGCCGCCCGCAGAAGGTCATTTCCGCCTGCTGATAGGCCGGAGCATTGCCCATACCCATGTTTCAACACAAAACAACCCGCTGCTGAATGAACTAATGCCGGAAAACCTATTATGGATCAATACAAAAAAAGCAGAAAAACTGGGCATTAAGAACGGCCAAACCGTCCAGATTTCCTCATCCCGCGGCCGGGATACCATTAAAGCCCACGTGACAGATTTAATTCACCCCGAAGCTGTGTTCATGGTGCACGGGTTTGGCCGCAGAGTAAAAGCACTGACCAGATGCTACAACAAGGGTGCCAGCGACACCCTGCTGCAGGAAAACATATCCGATATGATCGGGGGTAGCCCGGCACTGCAGCATGTACATGTTAAAGTACAAGCAATTTAA
- a CDS encoding 4Fe-4S dicluster domain-containing protein, translated as MSAYAIFQDESRCISCRSCQVQCKINKGLSVGPKPNQIIEVGPVDRNGRPKANFVFLSCFHCADPWCVPACPNKAIQKRDIDGVIFINQNRCAGCKSCIMACPWSAPQWDGQKGKAVKCDLCLERIDAGLKPACVTACPTNALTFGPADNVPETKRIRFAREVVSGQDMH; from the coding sequence ATGAGCGCATACGCCATTTTCCAAGATGAAAGCAGGTGTATTTCCTGCCGCAGCTGCCAGGTGCAGTGCAAAATCAACAAGGGGCTGAGCGTGGGACCCAAACCCAACCAAATTATCGAGGTGGGTCCGGTTGACAGAAACGGGCGCCCCAAAGCCAACTTTGTTTTCCTGTCCTGTTTTCACTGCGCCGACCCCTGGTGCGTACCGGCCTGTCCCAACAAGGCCATTCAAAAGCGCGACATCGATGGTGTAATATTTATTAACCAAAACCGCTGCGCCGGGTGTAAAAGCTGCATTATGGCCTGCCCGTGGAGTGCTCCCCAATGGGATGGGCAAAAGGGTAAAGCAGTCAAATGCGATCTGTGCCTGGAACGCATTGACGCAGGCCTGAAGCCCGCTTGCGTCACCGCCTGCCCCACCAACGCATTAACTTTCGGCCCGGCGGATAATGTACCGGAAACCAAACGGATTAGATTTGCCAGGGAAGTTGTTTCCGGCCAGGATATGCACTAA